A stretch of the Enterobacter mori genome encodes the following:
- a CDS encoding LysR family transcriptional regulator, translating into MTFQIKFHQIRAFVEVARQGSIRGASRTLNLSQPALTKSIKELEEGIAAQLFVRRSKGVALTECGEGFYQRARLILEELRAAQDDIRQRQGELAGQINIGMGASVSRSLMPAVITRFHAQHPQVKVRIMEGQLVSMINELRQGELDFTINTYYQGPYDHEFTFEKLFEKPFAVFCREGHPATGATSINELLHYNWTMPTPRGSYYKQLEEVFSDRSQIPRIGVVCETFSSCISLVAQSDFLSILPQELGCDPLLAHRLVMLPVVESLPKATYYLIQRRDSRQTPLAESLITQFRREARKIVVA; encoded by the coding sequence ATGACATTCCAGATTAAATTTCATCAAATCCGGGCGTTTGTTGAAGTCGCGCGTCAGGGCAGCATTCGCGGTGCCAGCAGGACGCTGAATCTTTCGCAACCGGCGCTGACCAAATCCATCAAAGAGCTGGAGGAGGGCATAGCGGCGCAGCTTTTCGTGCGCAGGAGTAAGGGGGTCGCGTTGACCGAATGCGGTGAGGGCTTTTACCAGCGCGCCAGGTTGATTCTGGAAGAGCTGCGTGCGGCGCAGGATGATATCCGTCAGCGGCAGGGCGAACTGGCCGGGCAGATCAACATCGGAATGGGGGCCAGCGTTTCACGAAGCCTGATGCCCGCCGTCATCACCCGTTTCCATGCGCAACATCCGCAGGTTAAGGTGCGAATTATGGAAGGGCAGCTGGTGTCGATGATCAATGAATTACGCCAGGGCGAGCTGGATTTCACCATCAATACCTATTATCAGGGGCCTTACGACCATGAGTTTACGTTTGAAAAACTCTTTGAAAAACCGTTTGCAGTATTTTGTCGGGAAGGGCATCCGGCGACGGGGGCAACCTCTATTAATGAACTTTTGCATTATAACTGGACAATGCCGACCCCGCGGGGAAGTTATTATAAGCAATTAGAGGAGGTATTTAGCGATCGCTCGCAAATACCGCGAATTGGTGTCGTCTGCGAAACCTTTTCTTCCTGCATCAGCCTTGTCGCGCAAAGTGATTTTTTAAGCATATTGCCGCAGGAGCTGGGCTGTGACCCTTTGCTGGCGCACCGTCTGGTCATGCTGCCGGTCGTTGAGTCGCTTCCTAAAGCCACCTATTATTTAATTCAGCGCCGTGATTCACGTCAGACGCCCCTTGCCGAATCATTAATTACGCAATTCAGAAGGGAAGCGAGAAAAATAGTCGTTGCGTGA
- the smrA gene encoding DNA endonuclease SmrA: protein MNPDDKSLFLDAMEDVQPLKRCTDIHWQQSRNSRARQDIDTEQLDNFLTLGFLELLPLEEPLMFQREGVQQGVIDKLRSGKYSRQASLTLLRQPAERCRQMLYSFIRQASRDGLRNLIIVHGKGRELKSHPNVVRSYLARWLTEFEEVQAFCVALPHHGGSGACYVSLRKSDEAKQETWERHAKRSR, encoded by the coding sequence ATGAACCCTGACGACAAATCCCTTTTTCTTGACGCCATGGAAGATGTTCAGCCCCTGAAACGCTGCACGGATATCCACTGGCAGCAAAGCCGTAATTCACGGGCCCGCCAGGACATTGATACCGAGCAGCTCGACAACTTTCTGACCCTGGGTTTTCTGGAATTGCTGCCGCTCGAAGAGCCGCTGATGTTCCAGCGCGAAGGGGTTCAGCAGGGCGTTATTGATAAGCTGCGTTCCGGTAAATATTCCCGTCAGGCCAGCTTAACCCTTTTACGTCAGCCCGCCGAACGCTGCCGTCAGATGCTGTATTCTTTTATCCGGCAGGCCAGTCGTGACGGGCTGCGTAATCTGATTATCGTGCACGGCAAAGGGCGTGAGCTGAAGTCACACCCTAATGTGGTGCGCAGCTATCTGGCGCGTTGGTTGACGGAGTTCGAGGAAGTGCAGGCCTTCTGCGTGGCGCTGCCGCATCACGGCGGCAGCGGGGCTTGCTATGTTTCACTGCGAAAATCTGACGAAGCGAAACAGGAGACCTGGGAGCGGCACGCCAAGCGCAGCCGCTAG
- the tcp gene encoding methyl-accepting chemotaxis citrate transducer, producing the protein MLKNLHVITGIIFALTIFCLLQVVTGGLFYSAVSNDRHNFQNSGVLNAQQESLSDSVNTLIKTRVTVTRVAIRYLKNQRDPASLAAINKLLGTANDSLAKAEAYNKEWQKMPQVNGQNAALTEEMQKSWNQMHEVMRLSIEYLRADNYQAYGDLDAQQAQDGMEAVYNRWRAENNTLLKAATQENQSSFTQMQWTLAGIFLAVIAVLVVIWQGLQHLLLKPLKTIMNHIRTIAGGDLTQNVDISGRNEMGQLAAGLHEMQQSLVNTVSAVRGSTDSIYTGAGEIAAGSNDLSARTEQQAASLEETAASMEELTATVKQNSDNARQATLLAKNASETAARGGHVVDNVVRTMTEIADSSQQIAHITGVIDSIAFQTNILALNAAVEAARAGEQGRGFAVVAGEVRTLASRSAQAAKEIKGLIENSVSRVNTGSEQVSEAGTTMKEIVAAVTRVTDIMGEISSASDEQSRGIEQVSLAVSQMDSVTQQNAALVQESATAAAALEDQSEQLRQAVAAFRLNVQESAAPRPKNVKTPQLLRPATASASGDNHWETF; encoded by the coding sequence ATGCTGAAAAATCTGCACGTAATTACCGGTATTATCTTTGCCCTCACCATATTCTGTCTGCTGCAAGTTGTCACGGGAGGGTTGTTCTACTCTGCCGTCAGCAACGATCGCCATAACTTCCAGAACTCCGGGGTGCTCAATGCCCAGCAGGAGAGCCTGAGCGACAGCGTCAATACGCTGATAAAAACGCGCGTTACCGTCACCCGCGTGGCGATCCGTTACCTGAAAAACCAGCGCGATCCTGCGTCCCTCGCGGCGATCAACAAGCTGTTAGGCACCGCCAATGACTCTCTGGCGAAAGCCGAAGCCTATAACAAAGAGTGGCAGAAAATGCCGCAGGTTAATGGCCAAAACGCAGCCTTAACCGAAGAGATGCAGAAATCCTGGAATCAAATGCACGAGGTGATGCGTCTGTCGATTGAGTATCTGCGCGCCGACAACTACCAGGCTTACGGTGACCTGGATGCCCAGCAGGCGCAGGACGGGATGGAAGCGGTCTATAACCGCTGGCGTGCCGAAAACAACACCCTGCTTAAAGCGGCGACACAAGAAAACCAGAGCAGCTTTACGCAGATGCAGTGGACGCTGGCAGGCATTTTCCTGGCAGTGATCGCCGTACTGGTCGTGATCTGGCAGGGTTTACAACACCTGCTGCTGAAACCGCTCAAAACCATCATGAACCACATCCGCACCATCGCGGGCGGCGATCTGACGCAAAACGTCGATATCTCTGGCCGCAATGAGATGGGACAGCTGGCGGCTGGCCTGCATGAGATGCAGCAGTCGCTGGTTAACACGGTCAGTGCCGTACGCGGGAGCACGGATTCGATCTATACCGGTGCGGGTGAAATTGCCGCCGGGAGCAACGACCTCTCGGCCCGTACCGAACAGCAGGCTGCCTCGCTGGAAGAGACTGCCGCCAGTATGGAAGAGCTGACCGCAACGGTTAAACAGAACTCCGATAACGCGCGTCAGGCTACGTTGCTGGCGAAAAATGCCTCAGAAACGGCCGCACGCGGCGGTCACGTCGTGGATAACGTGGTTCGCACGATGACCGAAATTGCCGACAGTTCGCAGCAAATCGCGCACATCACCGGCGTAATTGACAGCATCGCCTTCCAGACGAATATTCTGGCGCTTAACGCGGCGGTGGAAGCCGCTCGCGCCGGGGAGCAAGGCCGTGGCTTTGCGGTTGTTGCCGGTGAAGTCCGTACGCTGGCGAGCCGCAGCGCCCAGGCGGCGAAGGAGATCAAAGGACTGATTGAGAATTCCGTCAGCCGGGTCAACACCGGCTCTGAACAGGTGAGCGAGGCTGGTACAACGATGAAAGAGATCGTCGCAGCAGTCACTCGCGTCACCGATATTATGGGCGAAATTTCGTCAGCATCTGACGAGCAGAGCCGCGGTATTGAGCAGGTGAGCCTGGCCGTATCGCAGATGGACAGCGTAACGCAGCAAAACGCCGCGCTGGTACAGGAATCCGCCACGGCCGCAGCGGCCCTGGAAGACCAGTCCGAGCAATTGCGTCAGGCCGTGGCCGCATTTCGCCTGAACGTGCAGGAAAGCGCCGCGCCGCGCCCCAAAAATGTGAAAACGCCGCAGCTGTTGCGCCCGGCAACGGCCAGTGCGTCGGGCGACAATCACTGGGAAACGTTCTAA
- a CDS encoding aldo/keto reductase family oxidoreductase: protein MSSIDKSGTYALGTRTVKRLGYGAMQLAGPGVFGPPKDKQAALEVLREAVAAGVNHIDTSDFYGPHVTNQLIREALHPYRDDLTIVTKIGARRDDKGAWLPAFSAQELTQAVHDNLRNLQLDVLDVVNLRIMFSAHGPAEGSIAEPLSTLAELQQQGLVRHIGLSNVTASQVAEAQKMVSVVCVQNMYNIVNRGDDSLVKTLAQQGIAYVPFFPLGGFTPLQSSGLQTVADALGATAMQVALAWLLQRSPNILLIPGTSSVAHLQQNLAAGDLVLPPDALDTLNSLVD from the coding sequence ATGAGCAGCATTGATAAAAGCGGAACGTACGCGCTCGGCACGCGAACGGTTAAACGACTGGGCTATGGCGCGATGCAGCTTGCCGGGCCGGGCGTGTTTGGCCCACCGAAGGATAAGCAGGCCGCGCTGGAGGTGCTCCGCGAAGCGGTGGCCGCGGGTGTGAATCATATCGATACCAGCGATTTTTACGGCCCGCACGTGACTAACCAACTGATCCGCGAGGCGCTTCATCCTTACCGGGACGATCTGACCATCGTGACCAAAATCGGAGCCCGCCGCGACGACAAAGGTGCCTGGCTCCCGGCCTTTTCCGCGCAGGAACTGACTCAGGCGGTGCATGATAATCTGCGCAACCTGCAGCTGGACGTACTGGATGTGGTCAATCTGCGGATCATGTTTAGCGCCCACGGTCCTGCAGAAGGATCGATTGCTGAACCGTTGTCCACGCTGGCGGAGCTGCAACAGCAGGGGCTGGTTCGCCATATTGGATTGAGCAACGTCACTGCCTCTCAGGTCGCCGAGGCGCAGAAAATGGTGTCCGTGGTGTGCGTGCAGAACATGTACAACATTGTGAATCGCGGTGATGATTCGCTGGTGAAAACGCTTGCGCAGCAAGGGATTGCCTATGTGCCATTCTTCCCACTGGGCGGTTTCACGCCGCTGCAATCTTCCGGGCTGCAGACGGTTGCGGATGCGCTGGGGGCAACGGCAATGCAGGTTGCCCTGGCGTGGCTGTTGCAACGTTCTCCGAACATCCTGCTGATCCCCGGAACGTCCTCCGTGGCGCATCTGCAGCAAAACCTTGCCGCCGGGGATCTGGTGTTACCGCCGGACGCGCTGGACACGCTGAATTCACTGGTGGATTAA
- a CDS encoding EAL domain-containing protein has translation MRNTFVPVAAAVAIFIAGIFILNIQLWYSARADSQSGARYAVSDINDILDEARVAARTATEIIVKGCDAEGQYQLGTEAALQPHLRTIVIIRQGQPWCSSLPGNRVLLRHVNTLPDVPLFLVPAGDTVNGQPVLLFQTRFAENRIIVTISDRHIRDVLSTPLKHVNYSLVVGGNAIDASGELHVTPPGEHQARQVYSEQYSYSIRYNPAPFFSLKRLLSQGGGILFFLLLVAGIAAYVLYKYLNKHTLPEESLRSAIAKREIIPFYQPVVNGREGTLRGVEVLARWKHPKAGYISPGAFIPIAEKSGLIVSLTQSLMAQVVTQMNAISSKLPEGFHIGINFSASHIAMPGFVDECLKYKNSFVRKDLNLVIEVTEREPLDIDERLVQTLNVLHENGFAIALDDFGTGYSGLSYLHDLHIDYIKIDHSFVSRVNEHEDSTRILDCVLDLARKLSISIVAEGVETKAQLDYLNRNNIVYQQGYYFFRPVAFTGLIHILLSKPNVKVVVE, from the coding sequence ATGCGTAACACTTTTGTGCCTGTCGCAGCAGCAGTAGCCATTTTTATTGCGGGTATTTTTATCCTCAATATTCAACTCTGGTATTCAGCACGGGCCGACAGTCAGTCGGGAGCCCGATACGCTGTAAGCGATATTAATGACATTCTTGACGAGGCGCGTGTTGCCGCCCGAACGGCGACGGAAATTATCGTCAAGGGGTGCGATGCAGAAGGGCAGTACCAGCTGGGTACGGAGGCCGCTCTTCAGCCACATCTCAGAACCATCGTCATCATCAGGCAGGGACAGCCCTGGTGTTCATCTCTGCCGGGAAATCGCGTTTTATTGCGGCATGTTAATACGTTACCCGATGTTCCCTTATTTCTTGTTCCGGCAGGTGATACGGTAAACGGGCAGCCGGTTTTGCTCTTTCAGACCCGGTTTGCAGAAAACCGTATTATCGTGACGATCAGCGATCGCCATATCCGGGATGTGTTAAGCACGCCGTTAAAGCACGTGAATTACTCATTAGTGGTGGGCGGGAACGCAATTGACGCCTCTGGCGAACTGCACGTCACGCCTCCCGGCGAACATCAGGCCAGACAGGTTTATTCTGAACAATATTCCTATAGCATCCGATACAACCCTGCGCCTTTTTTCAGTCTGAAAAGACTTCTTAGCCAGGGGGGAGGCATACTCTTTTTCTTACTGCTGGTTGCCGGTATTGCGGCTTATGTTCTGTATAAGTACCTGAACAAACACACGCTTCCTGAAGAATCACTTCGCAGTGCAATTGCGAAGAGAGAAATCATTCCGTTTTACCAGCCCGTGGTTAACGGCAGGGAGGGCACGCTGCGGGGCGTGGAGGTTCTGGCAAGATGGAAACACCCCAAAGCGGGTTATATTTCACCCGGCGCATTCATTCCGATTGCTGAAAAATCGGGGCTGATTGTTTCCCTCACGCAAAGCCTGATGGCGCAGGTGGTGACGCAAATGAATGCCATCTCCAGTAAGCTTCCGGAAGGTTTTCATATCGGGATTAACTTCAGCGCTTCCCATATCGCGATGCCTGGCTTCGTGGACGAATGCCTGAAATATAAAAATAGCTTCGTCAGAAAGGATTTAAACCTTGTGATTGAGGTGACAGAGCGAGAGCCGCTGGATATTGATGAACGCCTCGTGCAGACCCTGAACGTGCTCCACGAAAATGGTTTTGCCATAGCCCTGGATGACTTTGGTACTGGCTATTCCGGGCTCTCTTATCTGCACGATCTGCATATCGATTACATCAAGATTGACCACAGCTTCGTCAGCAGAGTCAATGAACATGAGGACTCCACCCGGATCCTCGATTGCGTTTTGGATTTGGCGCGTAAGCTCTCCATCAGTATTGTGGCGGAAGGCGTTGAGACGAAGGCGCAGTTAGACTATCTCAACCGGAATAACATCGTATACCAGCAGGGATACTACTTCTTTAGACCGGTCGCCTTTACCGGGCTTATCCATATTTTGCTGTCTAAACCCAACGTGAAGGTCGTGGTGGAGTGA
- the umuD gene encoding translesion error-prone DNA polymerase V autoproteolytic subunit has protein sequence MDTLFSYHQKQIIELPLFLERVACGFPSPAQDYVEDRLDLNRLAVRHPSATYFIKVSGDSMIGAGISDGDLLVVDRSLNAEHGDIVVASVAGEFTVKELQTRPVLRLMPHNVRYQPITFQSEEELQIFGVVTHTLKTHKHVRAG, from the coding sequence ATGGACACTCTCTTTTCTTATCACCAAAAACAAATCATTGAATTACCTTTATTTTTAGAACGTGTTGCCTGTGGTTTCCCGAGCCCGGCGCAGGATTACGTGGAGGATCGTCTCGATCTTAACCGGCTGGCAGTGAGACACCCCAGTGCGACCTATTTTATCAAGGTGAGTGGAGACTCCATGATTGGGGCGGGAATTAGCGACGGCGATCTGCTGGTGGTGGATCGTTCGTTAAATGCCGAACATGGGGATATCGTCGTGGCGTCGGTCGCCGGTGAGTTTACGGTGAAAGAGCTACAGACCCGCCCGGTTCTGAGGCTAATGCCACATAATGTCCGCTATCAACCGATCACCTTTCAGTCCGAAGAGGAGCTGCAGATCTTCGGCGTCGTCACCCACACGCTCAAAACGCATAAACATGTTCGCGCTGGTTGA
- the umuC gene encoding translesion error-prone DNA polymerase V subunit UmuC, whose protein sequence is MFALVDVNSFYASCERVFRPDLEGKPIVVVSNNDGCIISLSREAKQFGIKMGEPYFKFKEKGYPSRVYVFSSNYALYADLSSRVMQTLTDLAPAIEIYSIDEAFVNVSGVSHCLSLETFCHQMRTQVFKNTGLTVGVGIAPTKTLAKLANYAAKRWASTGGVVDLSGRERQRKLLEKVPVEEVWGVGRRITKKLNAMGITTALELAEASSWVIRKHFNVVLERTARELRGEPCLDLEEYTPTKQQIICSRSFGHRITQYEEMHQAICAYAERAAEKLRGEHQYCRFISVFVRTSPHAENEIYYGNQASVTLMTPTNDSRDIIRAATEALGRIWLDGYRYMKAGVMLADFFSSGVAQLNLFDDNRLRANSAALMEMIDSLNHSGKGKIWFAGQGIEKSWAMKREMLSPAYTTRYTDLPVAK, encoded by the coding sequence ATGTTCGCGCTGGTTGATGTGAACAGCTTCTATGCCTCCTGCGAGCGGGTGTTCCGTCCCGATCTGGAAGGGAAACCCATCGTGGTGGTGTCCAATAACGACGGCTGCATTATTTCACTGTCGCGAGAGGCAAAGCAGTTCGGCATCAAAATGGGTGAGCCGTATTTTAAGTTCAAAGAGAAGGGCTACCCGTCGCGGGTTTACGTCTTTAGCTCGAACTATGCGCTGTATGCCGATCTCAGCAGTCGGGTCATGCAGACGCTGACCGATCTCGCCCCGGCAATAGAGATTTACTCCATCGATGAGGCGTTCGTAAACGTTTCAGGGGTAAGCCATTGCCTGTCGCTGGAAACGTTCTGTCACCAGATGCGCACGCAGGTATTTAAAAATACGGGCTTAACCGTTGGCGTCGGTATTGCCCCGACAAAAACGCTGGCAAAGCTGGCTAACTATGCGGCGAAACGGTGGGCCAGCACAGGCGGCGTGGTCGATCTCTCAGGCCGCGAGCGGCAGCGTAAACTGCTGGAAAAGGTTCCGGTAGAGGAGGTGTGGGGGGTAGGGCGACGTATTACGAAAAAACTGAACGCGATGGGCATTACCACGGCGCTGGAGCTGGCGGAGGCCTCCTCGTGGGTCATTCGCAAACATTTTAACGTGGTACTGGAGCGTACGGCGCGCGAGCTTCGCGGTGAGCCCTGTCTTGACCTTGAAGAGTACACCCCCACGAAGCAGCAAATCATCTGTAGCCGTTCGTTTGGTCACCGTATTACGCAATACGAAGAGATGCACCAGGCCATTTGCGCCTACGCGGAACGCGCCGCGGAAAAACTGCGCGGCGAGCATCAGTATTGCCGCTTTATCAGCGTGTTTGTGCGCACCAGCCCGCATGCTGAAAACGAAATTTATTACGGCAATCAGGCTTCTGTCACCTTGATGACGCCCACCAATGACTCGCGCGATATCATCCGCGCCGCCACGGAGGCGCTGGGGCGGATATGGCTCGATGGATATCGCTATATGAAAGCCGGGGTAATGTTGGCGGACTTTTTCAGCAGCGGCGTCGCCCAGCTTAATTTGTTTGACGATAATCGCCTGCGCGCCAACAGCGCGGCGCTGATGGAGATGATCGACAGCCTAAATCATTCCGGCAAAGGGAAGATATGGTTCGCCGGGCAGGGTATTGAGAAATCCTGGGCGATGAAGCGTGAGATGCTGTCACCGGCCTATACGACGCGGTACACCGATTTGCCGGTGGCAAAGTAG
- a CDS encoding LysR family transcriptional regulator → MNNKLTAISTFLRVAEAGSFSAAARQTGIKQSAVSQQIAALEESLGVVLLHRTTRTMKLTEQGERYRRDMQLVLDAMGEAERRLHPVDHSVQGRVHVQLPSGLGQIFLPHLLELQRLHPELQLMISLDDRLADLVTEGVDVAIRLSSEPPLAHAARVLARIEAALFAAPDFQAVHAISELATLPHVRFSGIPLDAPLRLISDEETVEVNVNTVFRANTSDALLQALASGIGIGGLQRPLAARALQAGTLVPVLPDWRLPDRFLYAVYPDARFIPQRVRKVVSVIEQLLPEIATHETTK, encoded by the coding sequence ATGAATAACAAGCTCACTGCCATTTCTACCTTTCTACGCGTCGCTGAAGCGGGCTCGTTTTCTGCGGCCGCCCGTCAGACCGGTATTAAGCAGTCCGCCGTCAGTCAACAGATCGCGGCGCTTGAGGAATCGCTGGGTGTGGTATTGCTGCACCGTACGACGCGTACGATGAAGCTGACCGAACAGGGTGAACGTTACCGGCGTGATATGCAGCTTGTGCTGGACGCCATGGGGGAAGCGGAGAGGCGTTTACATCCTGTCGATCATAGCGTTCAGGGACGCGTCCATGTCCAGTTACCGAGCGGCCTGGGCCAAATCTTTTTGCCGCATCTGCTGGAGCTACAGCGCCTGCACCCCGAACTGCAGTTGATGATTTCCCTGGATGACCGCCTCGCCGATCTGGTAACGGAAGGCGTGGATGTCGCGATACGGCTGAGCAGTGAACCTCCGCTGGCGCACGCGGCTCGCGTGCTGGCGCGGATTGAAGCCGCGCTGTTTGCCGCTCCCGATTTTCAGGCGGTACACGCCATCAGCGAGCTGGCGACGCTGCCACACGTCCGGTTCAGCGGTATTCCGCTGGATGCCCCCCTGCGTCTGATTTCTGACGAGGAAACGGTCGAGGTCAACGTGAATACCGTTTTCCGTGCCAACACCAGCGACGCGCTGCTGCAGGCGCTGGCGTCCGGTATTGGTATCGGCGGCTTGCAGCGACCGCTCGCGGCCCGCGCGCTGCAAGCGGGCACGCTGGTACCGGTGCTGCCCGACTGGCGGCTACCCGATCGCTTCCTCTATGCCGTTTATCCTGACGCCCGCTTTATTCCGCAGCGCGTCAGAAAGGTCGTTAGCGTGATTGAGCAGTTACTGCCTGAGATCGCGACGCATGAAACCACAAAATAG
- a CDS encoding SDR family oxidoreductase — translation MNKMQQRNVALVAGASGIVGRQLVNTLLHHQWEVIGLSRHAVTHPDGIPVVNVDLLDAQDTARALHALNGVTHIFYSAWANAANWTDMVEPNVTMLRNLVSTFEKTAPLQTVSLMQGYKVYGAHLGPFKTPARESDPGVAGAEFNAAQLTWLSQFQRGKRWHWNAIRPGVVGSGVPGNAMNLALSIALYASLCKALGLPLRFPGSEQTWHSIVDHTDAGLLAEATLWAATSPEAQNQAFNVNNGDIWRWSELWPRIARWFELDSAPPVRLSFHQLFNDYRGVWRELAGERLVEADIMQLSDGRFADFVFSWNYDMFGDGSKLRRAGFMQMQATDEMFFRLFAQLRAARIIP, via the coding sequence ATGAATAAGATGCAGCAACGCAACGTCGCCCTGGTCGCGGGTGCCAGCGGCATTGTCGGCAGACAGCTGGTTAATACACTTCTGCACCATCAGTGGGAGGTGATCGGCCTCAGTCGCCACGCGGTAACCCATCCGGACGGCATTCCCGTGGTGAACGTCGATTTACTGGATGCACAGGACACTGCACGGGCGCTGCACGCCCTGAACGGTGTCACCCACATTTTTTACAGCGCCTGGGCGAACGCGGCGAACTGGACAGATATGGTTGAGCCGAACGTCACCATGCTGCGTAATCTGGTCAGCACCTTCGAAAAAACGGCACCTTTGCAGACGGTAAGCCTGATGCAGGGGTACAAAGTCTACGGTGCGCATCTGGGACCGTTTAAAACCCCGGCGCGGGAAAGCGATCCCGGCGTAGCGGGTGCCGAATTTAACGCCGCGCAGCTCACGTGGCTCAGCCAGTTTCAGCGGGGGAAACGCTGGCACTGGAATGCCATCAGGCCGGGCGTGGTGGGGAGTGGGGTACCGGGCAATGCCATGAACCTTGCGCTGAGCATCGCTCTGTACGCCTCCCTGTGTAAGGCGCTGGGTTTACCGCTGCGTTTTCCCGGTTCGGAACAGACCTGGCACAGCATCGTGGATCATACCGACGCCGGGCTGCTGGCCGAGGCAACGCTGTGGGCCGCCACGTCACCTGAGGCACAGAATCAGGCGTTCAACGTGAATAATGGCGATATCTGGCGCTGGAGCGAGCTGTGGCCGCGTATCGCACGCTGGTTTGAACTGGACTCTGCGCCGCCGGTGAGGTTGTCATTTCATCAGCTTTTTAATGACTATCGCGGCGTATGGCGCGAGCTTGCCGGAGAGCGGCTGGTGGAAGCGGATATTATGCAGCTGAGCGACGGGCGGTTTGCCGATTTTGTCTTTAGCTGGAACTACGACATGTTTGGGGACGGGAGCAAGCTGCGCAGGGCGGGCTTTATGCAAATGCAGGCCACCGATGAGATGTTTTTCCGCCTGTTCGCGCAGCTGAGAGCCGCGCGGATTATTCCCTGA
- the yajD gene encoding HNH nuclease YajD — translation MALIPKNYARLESGYREKALKIYPWVCGRCSREFVYSNLRELTVHHIDHDHTNNPEDGSNWELLCLFCHDHEHSKYTEADQYGTTVVAGEDAQKDVGVATFNPFADLKAMMNKKK, via the coding sequence ATGGCTTTGATCCCCAAAAACTACGCGCGGCTGGAAAGCGGCTACCGCGAAAAAGCATTAAAAATCTACCCATGGGTGTGTGGACGTTGCTCACGGGAGTTTGTCTATTCCAACCTGCGTGAACTTACGGTTCACCATATCGATCACGACCATACCAACAATCCGGAAGATGGCAGCAACTGGGAACTGTTGTGCCTGTTTTGCCACGATCACGAGCACTCGAAATACACCGAAGCGGATCAGTACGGCACCACCGTGGTCGCCGGGGAAGACGCGCAAAAAGACGTGGGCGTCGCCACCTTTAACCCGTTTGCCGATTTAAAAGCGATGATGAATAAGAAGAAATAA
- a CDS encoding LLM class flavin-dependent oxidoreductase — translation MKKIGFLSFGHWTPSPQSGTRSASDTLLQSIDLAVAAEELGADGAYFRVHHFARQLSSPFPLLAAIGAKTKRIEIGTGVIDMRYENPMYMAEDAGAADLISGGRLQLGISRGSPEQVIDGWRHFGYVPQEGEDESDMARRHTEVLLEVLRGEGFAKPNPQPMFPNPPGLLRLEPHSEGLRDRIWWGAGSNATAVWAANLGMNLQSSTLKDDETGEPFHIQQAKQIRAYRQAWADAGHTRQPRVSVSRSIFALMDDRDRMYFGSSRNESDSVGYLDEKTRAIFGRSYAAEPDALIEQLKKDEAIAEADTLLLTVPNQLGVDYNAHVIESILKHVAPEMGWR, via the coding sequence ATGAAAAAGATCGGTTTTTTATCGTTTGGTCACTGGACGCCGTCGCCGCAGTCCGGTACGCGCTCGGCGTCAGACACGCTGCTGCAGTCTATCGATTTGGCCGTGGCGGCCGAAGAGCTGGGAGCAGACGGTGCCTATTTCCGCGTACACCACTTTGCCCGCCAGCTGAGCTCACCGTTCCCCTTACTGGCGGCGATAGGTGCAAAAACCAAACGTATTGAAATCGGTACGGGCGTGATCGACATGCGCTATGAAAACCCGATGTATATGGCGGAGGACGCGGGGGCTGCGGATCTGATTTCCGGCGGTCGCTTGCAGCTTGGCATCAGCCGCGGCTCGCCGGAGCAGGTCATTGATGGCTGGCGTCATTTCGGCTATGTCCCGCAGGAAGGGGAAGACGAATCGGATATGGCGCGCCGTCATACCGAGGTGCTGCTGGAGGTGCTGCGCGGTGAAGGGTTTGCAAAACCGAATCCACAGCCGATGTTTCCGAACCCGCCAGGATTACTTCGTCTGGAGCCGCATTCCGAAGGCTTACGGGACCGTATCTGGTGGGGCGCGGGTTCGAATGCGACCGCGGTATGGGCCGCTAACCTCGGAATGAATTTGCAAAGCTCCACGCTGAAAGACGATGAAACCGGCGAGCCGTTCCATATTCAGCAGGCAAAACAGATCCGCGCGTACCGGCAGGCCTGGGCTGACGCAGGGCATACCCGCCAGCCGCGCGTGTCGGTCAGCCGCAGCATTTTTGCCCTGATGGATGACCGCGACCGGATGTATTTCGGTTCAAGCCGCAATGAGAGTGATAGCGTGGGTTATCTTGATGAGAAAACGCGCGCCATTTTCGGTCGCAGCTACGCCGCAGAGCCTGACGCGCTAATCGAACAGTTGAAAAAGGATGAGGCCATCGCCGAGGCGGATACGCTCTTGCTGACCGTGCCAAACCAGCTGGGCGTGGACTATAACGCGCATGTTATTGAGTCCATTCTGAAGCATGTCGCACCGGAAATGGGCTGGAGATGA